A region from the Corylus avellana chromosome ca7, CavTom2PMs-1.0 genome encodes:
- the LOC132187888 gene encoding probable LRR receptor-like serine/threonine-protein kinase At3g47570 yields MVIHIVAGAIPSEIGNLENLEMFNIGLNYFTGPIPFEIFNISTIQRIAMPKNNFSGHLPPNIGFFVPNLEILFLWGNQLSGTITSSISNASQLANLQLASNSFSGLIPKEICNLRLLQVLDLQDNNLTIEPSNPEFNFFSSLSNLRYLRLLGLSNNPLNDILPSSIENFSTSLQELYIDNCNIRGSIPRGIGNLRNLMNLSLENNELAGPIPTTVGRMHMLQGLFLDGNRLEGPIPSYLCQLKSLFIIDISANKLSGDIPTCMDNLTSLRYLYLAGNKLSSTVPLNLWSLTNLLVVSLSSNYLSGSLPFEIGNVKVLMKLDLSSNLLSGQIPTTIGGLKDLVNLSMSNNQLEGSIPESFGGLVSLEFLDLSKNNLSGEIPKSLEALSYLKYLNVSFNILQGKIPVGGPFVHFSAASFMSNDGLCGAPRLQVSPCKEGVSQPKKVVAAHILKYVLPTIGVTMLVIALVLVWTRCRKRNAKLPVESNSLPLATWRRISQQELFQATQGFSEGNLLGKGSFGSVYQGTLLDGMIVAIKVFNLEVEGALKSFDAECGVLRNIRHRNLVKIITTCSNMEFKAFVLEYMPNGNLEKWLYSQGSYLSILQRLNIMKDVASALEYLHYGYSTPIIHCDLKPNNILLDEDMVAHVADFGIAKLLGDGDSMVQTMTLATIGYMAPGDVFLLQLEVECLSFYSCIHK; encoded by the coding sequence aTGGTTATTCATATTGTGGCAGGTGCAATACCAAGTGAAATTGGTAATCTAGAAAACCTTGAGATGTTCAATATTGGTCTCAACTACTTTACGGGTCCAATTCCATTTGAGATATTTAATATCTCAACAATACAAAGAATTGCAATGCCTAAAAATAACTTTTCAGGCCATCTTCCACCAAATATAGGCTTCTTTGTTCCAAATCTCGAGATACTTTTTCTTTGGGGAAATCAACTAAGTGGAACAATTACAAGCTCTATCTCCAATGCCTCACAACTCGCTAACCTACAATTGGCCAGCAACTCATTCTCGGGCTTAATTCCtaaagaaatttgtaatttaaggcTCCTCCAAGTGCTCGACCTACAAGATAATAATTTGACCATCGAACCTTCTAATCCAGAGttcaactttttctcttctttgtcaAATTTAAGATATCTAAGACTGTTAGGATTGTCAAATAATCCACTGAATGACATCCTTCCCAGTTCCATTGAAAATTTCTCTACTTCTCTTCAAGAACTTTACATAGATAATTGCAATATTAGAGGCAGCATTCCTCGAGGTATTGGCAATTTAAGGAACTTGATGAATTTGTCCCTAGAGAACAATGAATTGGCTGGACCTATTCCAACTACAGTGGGAAGAATGCACATGCTCCAAGGTTTGTTCCTTGATGGCAATAGACTAGAAGGTCCCATCCCATCCTATCTTTGTCAATTAAAGAGCTTATTTATAATAGATATAAGTGCTAATAAGCTTTCTGGAGACATTCCTACATGCATGGATAATCTTACTTCTCTAAGATATCTCTATTTAGCTGGTAACAAGTTATCTTCTACAGTTCCCTTGAACCTGTGGAGCCTTACTAATCTCTTGGTTGTTAGCTTGTCGTCAAATTATCTAAGTGGTTCTCTCCCATTTGAAATTGGAAATGTGAAAGTTCTAATGAAATTGGATTTATCAAGTAATCTATTATCAGGCCAAATCCCAACAACAATTGGAGGTCTTAAAGATCTAGTTAACCTCTCCATGTCGAACAATCAATTAGAAGGCTCAATTCCTGAATCATTTGGTGGACTTGTAAGCTTGGAATTCTTGGATCTTTCTAAGAACAATTTATCTGGAGAGATTCCAAAATCTTTGGAGGCACTGTCATACCTCAAATATCTAAATGTCTCTTTCAATATACTACAAGGAAAAATTCCTGTAGGAGGACCATTTGTACACTTCTCCGCTGCATCATTTATGTCAAATGATGGACTTTGTGGTGCGCCCCGACTACAAGTTTCCCCTTGTAAAGAAGGTGTTTCTCAACCCAAAAAGGTCGTAGCAGCACATATACTTAAGTATGTATTACCAACAATTGGGGTAACAATGCTTGTAATCGCTCTTGTATTAGTATGGACAAGATGCCGAAAAAGGAATGCAAAACTTCCGGTGGAGTCAAACTCGTTACCACTAGCGACATGGAGAAGAATTTCCCAACAAGAACTTTTTCAAGCAACACAAGGGTTTAGTGAAGGCAACTTACTTGGTAAAGGAAGCTTTGGATCTGTATACCAAGGGACACTCTTAGATGGAATGATTGTTGCAATAAAAGTTTTCAACTTGGAAGTAGAAGGGGCATTGAAGAGTTTTGATGCAGAGTGTGGGGTACTACGCAATATTCGTCATcgaaatcttgtcaaaatcattACTACATGTAGTAACATGGAATTCAAAGCTTTTGTATTGGAATACATGCCTAATGGAAACCTAGAGAAGTGGTTGTATTCTCAAGGCAGCTATTTGAGTATCTTACAAAGACTAAATATAATGAAGGATGTCGCGTCAGCACTAGAATATCTTCATTATGGTTATTCAACACCCattattcattgtgatttgaagccCAACAATATCTTATTAGATGAAGATATGGTCGCACATGTTGCTGATTTTGGCATCGCCAAGCTGTTAGGTGATGGCGATTCTATGGTGCAAACCATGACTCTCGCTACTATTGGGTATATGGCACCAGGTGATGTTTTTCTCCTACAACTAGAAGTAGAATGTTTGTCATTCTATTCATGCATACACAAATAA